AGTGGTAGGAGCCTTGGGGATTAGGCCTAGGTCCACTCGCTGTCAGGTTCCAACTGGTAGAAGAAAAAACGTATCAGCTACACGTTTTTAGGTTATCATATGGCTTCTGAAAAGAACGTAATTAATAATGTACCGTATGGATCTCGCCTGCATGAGTGATGGAGCAATTTGGAAAGTGGGAGCCCAAGGAATCGGACCGGAAACTCCCTTTCTCGAATTGCTGTAGTGAAGGATGGCAGTGGTTGTGAGCACACGAGGAGCGAAGCGCGAAGAGGCAACGACATAGTAATCCTGCGGCGCCTGATCGGCGGTGACCAAGAACGAATACGACTGCCCGAGATGGATATCGAAAGAATGGTAGGTATTCTGAAGCGTATGAGATCCTTCTACTTCTATGAGTTTGAGCTTGTGGCTCTGGATCCTGAAGTTAATTGAAGTGGAGATCCCAACATTCGATACCCTGAACCTGTATGTCCTGCCCGGATCAACTGTGAATGTGTATCCATTCCAACCTCGACCATTAATAACAAGTCCATCAGGGAAGGGAAGGCTATGTCCACTCTCCAAGTAACGTCTTAATACCTTAAGAAGCAAAAATAATACGATAAAGAAGGCTCGTGAGATAATAAAAACAGATACACAGATTTGTTAGTTCTTACATAGTGATTTCTCTTATACCAGTCTCCGGCCAGTACAGTGAAATCTCCGGCGGGAGTTGGAAAAGGTACTGGGATCTTAGGGCGGCTCCAGATTCTGATGCTGCCATATCCACCAGCAGCCTTATGGAAAAAAAGTGATGGGAAGTAGAAAAAGGTACCAATCTGGTCTTTTACTTGGAGCACGTAAGTAAAGTTTTTCCCTGGTCGAATTGGACAATTCGTGCCTAACACTCCATCCTGCCATGAGTTTCTCCTCTGCTGCACTCCATTCCTGAAGAAACAATAAAAGCAGgagataaaaaatcaaatttcagatcaattgtaGCATCTATATTCTAGAAGCTGTTTCTGTTTATTCCATATTTGATTCCTTTAGTGGATAAATGTACAGTACTAAGTTCCTGCCTGCTAAACTGGACTAGTCCCTATTACTGTATACTATTACCCATATAACAGAATTAtggaaaataaagataaaacatTTGGCATGATCTTTACAATGTGCAAAGACGCCAAGCTTTAATTATGCGTTCAACAGGTACGAATTAAAGCGGGTTGCGTAGTTAAAAGATTTTAACCCATTACGATAACTAGGCCCAAGCCCATCGGCTTATGCTGGTGTGCATAATTATACTCAGGGCTTTTATTTGTTAGTTGGAAGCGCAtgcattaaaatattttatcttataacTACGCAGACGGCAGACATATacgttatttttatataaaaacataaaaactttcAAAGTAACATTATTTGGAGTTTTATTAAGTTATGAGACCAACTTAGGTCTCAATTACGATTTgagtgaaaataaataaataaatatatttattaaatatttatataaaaattaaattaacccttagatgaaatggtaaaattaaatatttaaaggtGATTAAATTATGGGTTCAAATCTTATAATATttgagtttttattaattttatattaaaaaaaaacttattataaaggatattttaataatttcttaaataaatttatgTCTGATTAACTGACCTAGATATACTCATTTTTAATGCTTTAGAGATGAATAGTGGCAGACATTAATTATCTTTATCTCATTTGGAGAGAGATGTAAGTATTGAATAGATTATATGgttgatataaatattatttaatttttatttttgtttcatttattgTAAGATGATATCTTCAAATATCAATCTCCAAAGGGTACAAAAGAATCAATAGTATCCAGTTATGATTATTAAGGAAAAAAATGACATTCCATATCTaatcagaattaaaaaaaaaaaaaccgaagAAACATAGAAAGTTACAATCCTCACCTAGCTTGCATTATTATCTCATATTCCCATTAAATTCTTAGAGAGCTATTAGTCAGAAAAGTGagatttttaatcatttaactaTGCTCAGATCATAGCGTTAGAGTTTGTATAGAGATCGCTTATGAGATTGTAAACCAAAATGAGAAAAGTAAGTGAAAAGAAAGAAACTATGCTTTTTGAACCCCGCCATGCACTTCCAtacaaaaagataaaagaaatagGAATATGCTCATTTCCTGAATCACAAAATCAGACCAACATTTTAGTTTCATCAAATAAACCTCGCATTAGTTGATATTTTCCGCTCTTCCTCAAGTGAATAGTTTAGTGCAAAGCAGCACTTCGAGCAAATGTTAAGCTTCCCCAATATTTTACGTCGCATTTTTTAAGGAAGTGGAAGATAAAGtaaaataaagagaaagtaaGGAAGGAATGTTGGCAAATTTACCAAGAGATGAGGAATGGTACGTTTAAGTAGTTATAAACATGGATAATGAGGTTATCATTAGTAACTGCATCGATCGTAGGCCCTGGAAACTGCCCATTTATTAAGATCCCCTGCATCACAATTGCCACACTCCAACCCATTACTTCAACGAAACAAAATCAAGCCTTTCCCAAAtgccaaaaaggaaagaaagtaaTGAAAACCAAAACTACCTTTTGCTTAACGCCAAGAGGGTAAATATCACCGTGCGTGACTTTCAAAGTGAAAAACCTATAAGGGCTTTCTCCATTGACGCCAAGAAACAAAATGCAAGCAATGAAACTATAAACAACAAACTTGCTATCTTGCATTTGCTTTGTCTTTTCTACTTTGAATACAGAAAAGACTGCTTTGTTTTGCAAAATGTTATAGGTGACAGAGATTTAGAAAGAGCGGCTCTTTTAAGGCACCATTCTTGTATCTTTCTCTAAATCTGTCTTTTGCTTCTATGGAGGGGAGGCAGAAAAAAGAGTTATGTGTTTCTTTCGTATGCGTATGCAACTGAAAGAACAACAGtttttataagattacatatgCATATTTAAGCAGTAGCTGTCAGTTTGTTCCAACTAAATACGGCCGAAACTAGCGAATCACATGGTCCCCGGATTGATCGTGACTATTGCCCTTCACGTGATGTGTAGTCAGACCGGTTGTAGCCGCTTGATGTTTGACTGtgatttggttttggtttgactTTTAGTTTAGACCTTGAAAACAGAAGAGGAAAACAAATCAAAGCTTGTAATCTTATGCAAAATTTTAAGTAAAGCCTGTCAAAGTCACAAGACAGGGTTCAAACCCCATCACGTGCAAGCTTGGAATCACCTAAACATCATGTGACCCTGTCCTTTTTTTTTGCGCGGGTGGAATTAATGTATGTTTTATGTCTGTCTGACAATTTTTGAAGTCCCTCTCAAGTTCAAACTTAAATTCTCTTTTTGAAATAACAATGTGCAGCCAACACTTGTACTTGCCTATCCATCTTTTTCGTTTTCGAGAGGCATGGCACAATTAGTAGAGTATGGCCAAAAGAAAGAATCATGGTCAGAATAGTCCTCTTTTGATGGGGCAAATAAAAAACTATGGGACGCCTTAATGCCTAGTAAGCTACCAAATTCAACACAATGCTTCAAAGCAAAGAAAACAGACTCCATGACTGGAGTGAGATTAACGAGAATAGTACCACCATTTCAACAGTTAAAGCCGGTTTAGTTTCCACTTTTACCTCGGGAGTTACAGTTCGGTATGGTACAAGGTTCGGCTGATGTCTCGTCTGCCCCACAAACAGCTACATACGTGCAGAATGGGATCCACAGTGGACTGTCGTGCTTTAAACTAATGCACCGTCCAGTTCCAGTAACAGCAATGTTAGGTAATCAGGTGCCTTTTCATGATGGTAAAAGTTTaagctttttcttcttttttagtaGTGAGAAACACAATACCCTACAGCGACAAACATGATCCAAGGTCGGCGCCGAAAAAGGGTTTATAAAGCTGCTTTCTTTTTTGTGAAAATTGTCCTCATTGACATTATGGGAATCTTGGAAGCGATTACATTGCTGAAACATGAGTAAGCCTACACTCACACAAACTGTTCTGAGATGCTAAGAAACAatgaagagtttttttttttttttagattcacTCAAAAAATTCCTTTCTGTTTTAATCAGATTCTATTGATCCTGGCCATCAAAAGTGACTACAATTGATCCATTTCTCCTGCTTGATGATTACATGTTGCAGAATCATCACACTTTCTGCTAACCGTTTATGGTTCACAATCATCACATTGATTACATACAATATCAGCTCTCAAATAGTTATAATCACCATGCTCAATTAACGCATTCATTCAACAATGACTCAGCCTAGTCTGGTCTCATCAGACCATCGTCAAAGATATTCTTTTCACCTTTGCACAAAAAGAGATCATCTTGAATTCAATGCAAAACAATGATACATTTTCAAAcagatatatttttattatcctcCTCATCGAGTGGTAACAAAAGGAATGAGTAACAAAATACAGAATACTACAGTAGTTGCACTTATTTGGCTGCCGTGGAAAGTGTTGAATTTTAACCTTTCAGCTGCACCACTTACTTCCGTTGAGTTTAAAACCGTTCTCGTCTTGTTGCTTACCATCTTACtgcaaacagaaattgaaaatttcaacTACATAAtgcttaacaaaaaaatttataaaatcaggAGTTAAGTGATAAGAATGGCTGATATGTGTCTCACCTTCCTGGAAATACACAACTTCCGTGACCTGCAAATATACCCAACAAATTTAGTAAAGAGAACATCTCAGATTTCTAACACGGTATGAGTAAAATCAGTGCTAAAAAGGAAAATGGAGGAACAATGACCAAGTGATAGACTCCACTTGGACCTGTAAAGCCTTTCATAAGATACAAGGCAGTAATAGAAGGCACAAAGAAAAGACATTTTCTTAGGCAATCTAAACATGAAGATGGGCCAATGGCCTAGCGAGGTAATGTTGGGCAGTGGGGCTCACTAGGAACCAGGGTCCGAACTGAAATCGTAGTTCTCCGCTTGAACAAGAAATTGTTATTCCACAcccttttccactttccaatcaCAAACAGAACCCCATGTGACTCTGCCAGGTAGAAACCGTTCTTTCTTAGAAGTGACCTTTTCCCCCAATGAGTATCCCTATATACATGACTTGTAACTTGGAAGGTGGATTATTCCAAAAGCTTTACTTTCTGGCTTCTGCTAACAtagctttatatttttaaatcaaacaaCCTATGGTTAAGAAACTTGTTAGCTGTAAAGATTATTAAGTAGATAAATTAAGCATCATTCTCCCATCACTTTTTGCCTTGGGGTCCTTCGAACTCAAGGCATTCATGGTGCTAGAACTTGGCACTTGATTGGCTAAATACATTGTTCTAGAGTCTAGACTATGGAAAATGCACAATAGTTGGGGACTAAAGCATCTGATTCTTGTGCTAAGGAACTTGATCAAAGgaaaacacacaaaaaaagacCAACACCGAATGTTAAAAATATCCTCATTTCCAATTTTCATCGAAATTGTTCGATCACAAGATAGAGCTAAGCACTTGGATTACTAACAACTTATCACAGCTACAGCAACAAATTCAACTCCATGGAGAGGCaatgaaaaagttacaaaaaatgTTGTTTTATGGAATGGATGTAGTAACACTTACTTGGGTCGGTGGTAGTTATCATTGCCACACCCTTGAAATCACAAGACCCAGACGCTTTCCCTTCCATCTGATAATAGCTATCAAAGGCACAAGAAGCATGGTTCTTCACATTGTTAGGCTGGTAGCAACTCTCCCCTGGTTGAATCTCACTGCAATTTGCCCTCCCAGGACCACAAGCCCAGTCCAATGCTGTCTGCAATGTCTTTGAATCAATCCCATCCATTGCAATACAAAAGGTCTGATTAGTTGTATCATTTGCCAAAAAGGTCCCACTTCCTGATACATGAAGCAAATACACCGGGGTTGAATTCGAATAAAACAATCCCCAATTTGCCTCAGACACTGGAGGTGACCTCAAATCCTCATTGAACAACTCATAAATATACACACTGGAAGTGATTTCCGGATGCAGAGGGGTTCCACTACGGTCTAATACATGCTTAATAAGATTCGAATTATAGGTATCAGCATTGTCTTTAGTAGCATAAGGCTCCTTTGAGTCCCCCTTGGAAGGCCACCCACTCTCAGTAACAAGCACCACAACATCGGTAACATTTAAATTCTTCATAGAAACATATGCAGCATCAATCATAGCATCCAGCACATTAGTGTAATGCAACAAAGTATTAGGATCGACCATTTCTTTAGATGGTGTCAATGGCTTAAACAAGGAATTATCCAAGGGAACCACACCCTTATTCTCCATAAACACATAATAAGGATAAAGATTCATCATTAAAGGCGAGTCAGTTCTTGACAAAAACTGAAGCAAAGGTACCATAACTGAAGTCAAGCTTTGGTTAAAGTAAGCCTGAGAAGGAGGAAAGGTATCAAGAATGATAGAAGCTGCATGTGGGGTTGAAACCTTGATTTGCGTATGCAAATTTGCAGCCACTAAAGCACCGTAAAGAGACTGAATTGCAGGAAGCAGCAAAGGAGCTGAGGACGGTACGGTTGTTAAAACCTCATCTCCAACAGCAATACCGGTGATGAGCGTTTCCGGGTAGTAAGCGACGACGTATCGATCGATCCAAGAAGCAGCAGTGGTGTTGGATGATCCTATTGCCAAAAGCTGGTTATTTGGTACACTGATAATGACCCGGATCTTTGTCTTCGCCAATGCTTTGAGTATGTCTTGATTTGCGTCATAAAGTCGAATGTGCGAAATTTTTTGCACTTGCAAGAATGAAACCAAGTCCGTTGCTGATAGCAGATCTGAGACATCCGTGCCTAAGTTAACACCCACAAACGGTTCTTTATCTTGAACCTGACTTTGCTGCTTGATTTCTTGTACTAAAGTTGATGTCTTTGCTGCAGAGAAGTAAATACTATAAAAATGGAGTCTTTATTGGCTTCTCTAATTTCTAGTAAGCTATTTTCTACTGGGGTTTTTGAGACATTACCTGTTGAAGGAACTGTAAAGCAAGAGCAAATGATGAGAATAAGATAAGTGGTAAGCTTAGAGTTCGCCATTGAAGAGGAGCTTCAGCTTTACTTGTGCATCCTAACATTATCTTGGCAAGATTTCCTTTCTGTTGGTGGCCACTGGATTTACTTATCCTGTGGGATTTATATTTGGCTGTGCTTAGGATTGACTTATGAGGTCTACAAAACAGTAACAAGAAACAAAGAACTAACTTTTATCAAAAGAGATCAACAATTTCTCCTTTGGGTTGGGGGCTTAACTGGGTTTTTTTCTTTGCTTCCCCAAGGAGGTATTTTTTTCTGGTACCATCCATAATTCAATTTCTAGCCGCGCATTTACTATAATACCCCTTGCAGCCGACAACTaaatttgggttttctttttttctttttttctttttttttagatttttgccTCGCACGACCAACGAAAACTTTCTATTTCTCCAAATGGATTGTTTTTGTTTGGTGAGGAATGACTTTGGGAAAAGTGCAAAGGTGATAATGTGATAAGTAATAGGAGAGGAGGGCAACATCGTAAATGGCGTGTGGTGAGTTTTTGAGATGCTTCATGAATACAGGCTGGCGATTTCAGAGAGACGTTGTAGCAGCTCCTCTTTTTAAGTCTTCAGCCGCTTTCAATAGTCTCTTTTACTACTACTCCCACGCTCCACAATTGACACACACGCTCTATTGGCTGATTTGACTAGCGTGCAGCCGCCAGCCGTAGGCGTTTAGCATTCAACCTGGCCAACTTTATGAAAACTGAACTTACTTGTTCCAAGTTCCCTTTCAAAACTAAACTACAGCCACCCAAATGCCCTTTCAAAAGTTCCAAGTTTTATCATATTTCCTTTTAATTTTGCCTCTTCTATTTGCTTAAGCTTCAATTTTACCACCCAACTATGAAGAGGACCACTGGTTGTGACTTGATGATCTGTGACTGATTAGATTAATAGATTTAAGGATACAAAATTCCCTTTCCTAATATCTAAGGATGTTTTCAAGGTTTTATCCAATTGTCTGTCTGTCTGTCATGATTAGAATATTTTGGTATTTTCAGAAGGGGCTCGAATCTGCTTCAGGAATTAATCTTGACTCTTGTATTTTGGCTCTGACCTTCACTTCTAGATTCCAGATGATAGCTACTGTGTTCCCATTCTAGTCATCATCAATGAGATGAGCTTCGACCCTAATGAGCCTAGGTTTGGAtgatttttttgttgttgttgttgcttgTTTTCTCTACCTATTTGGCGCATGTGTTGTCACAGTCTCACTTTGATAGCGAGGGTTCAAGTTTTAGGTTGCGTTGCGCAGTGACCTTTCTCATGTATGTTGTTGGACCTTTGtttttcgtttcttctataaatAAAGTTTACTAAAGAAGGGTTAATGATCTGAGCCGCCAACTCCATGAAAATGCACGGCTGCCTAAAGTACTATTTGCATAATCGGGGTGTGGGAGAAAATTCCAAACAGTATGAAGGCAATTATTACGTGATGAACATGGAGGATACCGCCAAGTATCAAACAAAAAACAACAGCATCTCTGCTATACCATAACAAGCAACTGGTGAGTCACGAGCATAAACACAGTACCTGCATGGCGTCACATGTTGGGCTCACAATTGTCcacaaatattatttgtattactatttttttattcttttcgtTATTTGTGTTTGTTTAGGCTTTGATGCTTTATATATCAAGGAATGATAAAATGGTATATAGATGTCTTGATTGTTTTGCATGATGGTGTGGGTTTAGATATTAGATTGTCTGTTTCCAGAATTTTGTTTCTTCATAGAATGGAATGTAAAATGGTGTTCGTGTGTTCAACTAATCATTCTTGATTTAGATATTAATAATTGATTctgatttaaattttaacatCATTGGAGGAGAAAAAACAGTCTTGATTTTCTCACATTGCCTTGCCTGCCCCTTTTTTctgattaataatttattattcctGCACAAATGTCGGAATCAAATTTGAAAAAGCAGGAGTGCTTTTTAATCGTACAGAAAtatatttaaaaggaaaaaaaaaaaagaagagtaaAGTAGTATTTGGTCTATGGCAActtgtctttatttttattttatttttttcatattagtttcaaatttttacatttttcctCGAATTGATTTTTAAGTTATAATGGTATGACACtttaaaatattcttattttattgtttaaattctaaaaaaaattaaattgttaaatttatttatatttttctaaattctatataaatttttaaataataatataaataatttaaaaatattaaaataattagacatTAATGAAATTCATTTCACgtttataaatcaaaatttccTTCCAGATTTTTTTAGAAAGCTTAAGATATTGGGCTTTGCAGAGGTTTTGGACTTTTGGGgccttaaataaaaataaaacttttcgaGCAAAGCTGGATTTCTTTTCATTTGGGCCCGAAGCAGATCAAGATAAGCAACAGATTCCCTCGTTCTTGATGTGAAGTTACTGGAAATAGTGGCTTAATTCACGACTTTAACCACGAAGtatacttaatttttttgttttgatatcTAAACTTTCTTTTATTCTTGTTTGATATCTAAACGATCATTCTATGATCTAATTTTTTAATATCGTTTGAAAAATTAGTGGCTAATAAAAACATGCCACCTgacctttttaattaaaaaatatatatttatttatcaattttaaattataaataaataaataaatataaattccacaaaatatataataataataagtata
The sequence above is drawn from the Gossypium hirsutum isolate 1008001.06 chromosome A05, Gossypium_hirsutum_v2.1, whole genome shotgun sequence genome and encodes:
- the LOC107958278 gene encoding L-ascorbate oxidase homolog gives rise to the protein MQDSKFVVYSFIACILFLGVNGESPYRFFTLKVTHGDIYPLGVKQKGILINGQFPGPTIDAVTNDNLIIHVYNYLNVPFLISWNGVQQRRNSWQDGVLGTNCPIRPGKNFTYVLQVKDQIGTFFYFPSLFFHKAAGGYGSIRIWSRPKIPVPFPTPAGDFTVLAGDWYKRNHYVLRRYLESGHSLPFPDGLVINGRGWNGYTFTVDPGRTYRFRVSNVGISTSINFRIQSHKLKLIEVEGSHTLQNTYHSFDIHLGQSYSFLVTADQAPQDYYVVASSRFAPRVLTTTAILHYSNSRKGVSGPIPWAPTFQIAPSLMQARSIRWNLTASGPRPNPQGSYHYGMITPSRTIMLANSAPYINGKQRYAVNGVSYVPPDTPLKLADYFKIPGVFNLGSIPTRPPSGNNAYLQTSVMAADFREYVEIVFQNWENTVQSWHIDGYSFFVVGMDGGHWTPDSRRSYNLIDAVSRCTTQVYPRSWTAIYMALDNVGMWNIRSENWARQYLGQQFYLRVYSPANSWRDEYPIPKHALLCGRARGRRTRPL
- the LOC107958279 gene encoding glucan endo-1,3-beta-glucosidase 1, which codes for MANSKLTTYLILIICSCFTVPSTAKTSTLVQEIKQQSQVQDKEPFVGVNLGTDVSDLLSATDLVSFLQVQKISHIRLYDANQDILKALAKTKIRVIISVPNNQLLAIGSSNTTAASWIDRYVVAYYPETLITGIAVGDEVLTTVPSSAPLLLPAIQSLYGALVAANLHTQIKVSTPHAASIILDTFPPSQAYFNQSLTSVMVPLLQFLSRTDSPLMMNLYPYYVFMENKGVVPLDNSLFKPLTPSKEMVDPNTLLHYTNVLDAMIDAAYVSMKNLNVTDVVVLVTESGWPSKGDSKEPYATKDNADTYNSNLIKHVLDRSGTPLHPEITSSVYIYELFNEDLRSPPVSEANWGLFYSNSTPVYLLHVSGSGTFLANDTTNQTFCIAMDGIDSKTLQTALDWACGPGRANCSEIQPGESCYQPNNVKNHASCAFDSYYQMEGKASGSCDFKGVAMITTTDPSHGSCVFPGSKMVSNKTRTVLNSTEVSGAAERLKFNTFHGSQISATTVVFCILLLIPFVTTR